Proteins encoded within one genomic window of Microbacterium sp. zg-B185:
- a CDS encoding MarR family transcriptional regulator: MDAAPDRVARIQAEWRRERPDLDPSPQGVIGRLHRLARILTDELAAVYSRYGLTEADFDVLAALRRSGTPYARRAGDLADHTMITSGGLTKRVDRLVERGLVERRAGSVDARQRIIALTPDGVEAIDAAFTAHMANEHRLLDGIGHADAARLERLLERWLRVLGDD, translated from the coding sequence ATGGATGCCGCCCCCGACCGCGTCGCACGAATCCAGGCCGAGTGGCGGCGGGAACGCCCCGACCTCGATCCGTCCCCGCAGGGCGTGATCGGGCGCCTGCACCGGCTCGCCCGCATCCTCACCGACGAACTGGCGGCGGTGTACTCCCGCTACGGCCTGACCGAGGCGGACTTCGACGTGCTGGCGGCGCTCCGCCGCTCGGGCACTCCCTATGCGCGCCGTGCCGGAGACCTGGCCGATCACACCATGATCACCAGCGGCGGTCTGACCAAGCGGGTGGACCGGCTGGTGGAGCGCGGCCTCGTGGAGCGCCGGGCCGGATCCGTCGACGCACGGCAGCGCATCATCGCCCTGACCCCCGACGGGGTCGAGGCGATCGACGCCGCGTTCACCGCCCACATGGCCAACGAGCACCGCCTGCTCGACGGGATCGGCCACGCAGACGCGGCCCGGCTCGAACGGCTGCTGGAGCGCTGGCTGCGGGTGCTCGGTGACGACTGA
- a CDS encoding helix-turn-helix domain-containing protein, whose product MTDDLVFRALSDPTRRVLLDALFAQDGQTLGELEAGQEMTRFGVMKHLKVLEEAGLVVSRRSGRQKLHFLNPVPIRLIHDRWISKYTQPHASALVELKNELEGSA is encoded by the coding sequence GTGACCGACGATCTCGTTTTCCGTGCGCTGAGTGACCCGACCCGCCGGGTTCTCCTCGATGCCCTGTTCGCCCAGGACGGGCAGACGCTGGGCGAGCTCGAGGCCGGCCAGGAGATGACCCGCTTCGGTGTCATGAAACACCTCAAGGTGCTCGAGGAGGCGGGACTCGTCGTCAGCCGCCGGAGTGGGCGGCAGAAGCTGCACTTCTTGAATCCGGTGCCCATTCGACTGATCCACGATCGCTGGATCAGCAAGTACACGCAGCCGCACGCTTCGGCGTTGGTCGAGCTCAAGAACGAACTGGAGGGATCCGCATGA
- a CDS encoding MFS transporter produces the protein MSDESTHTDSTSQISPHRWRALALLASMQFLLVVDLTVVNIALPRIGSDLDLDPSGLVWVVDAYALTAGGLLLLGGRIADLVGRRRIFLIGVTVFAAGSLLAGVAPAAGWLVAGRVLQGVGDALAAPAALALIVVLFPDGSERAKAIGVWGALAGIGGVTGTVISGVLTQFASWRLVFLIALPVAVTVLALLPRVVVGESRMRSAVPPRFTGVAAGTVGLASIVFGLVQASTEDWSSPSVFLPLIAGAVLVGVMVLIERRSPAPVIPLRFFTDRVRLTANAVTLVNAGAFVSYLFVLSLYVQRTLDYSALQAGLAYIPIGLAIGAGLVAANAVLPRIGLRTTFALGCAVTAIGLVVTVLSLGADAAYVRDVLPSMVIVGLGQGILLPTMTNAALVRVDGQDAGLASGVQVTMSHLGGALGLAVLITAAARRSNAEITDGAAADGALLAGYATALSIAAVAMLTASVAVLLLAGPGKRRVAATR, from the coding sequence ATGTCTGATGAGAGCACGCACACCGATTCGACGTCGCAGATATCCCCGCACCGGTGGAGGGCGCTTGCGCTCCTGGCCAGCATGCAGTTCCTTCTCGTGGTGGATCTGACTGTCGTCAACATCGCGCTGCCGCGCATCGGGTCAGACCTCGACCTCGACCCGTCCGGCCTGGTCTGGGTCGTCGACGCGTATGCCCTCACCGCAGGGGGACTGCTGCTTCTGGGTGGCCGAATCGCCGACCTGGTAGGACGACGACGCATCTTCCTCATCGGCGTGACCGTGTTCGCTGCCGGCTCGCTGCTGGCAGGTGTCGCTCCGGCAGCCGGGTGGCTCGTCGCCGGCCGGGTGCTGCAGGGCGTCGGCGACGCGCTCGCCGCTCCGGCGGCTCTCGCGCTGATCGTCGTTCTCTTTCCCGACGGTTCGGAGCGGGCGAAGGCGATCGGTGTCTGGGGTGCGCTGGCGGGAATCGGCGGCGTCACAGGCACCGTCATCTCGGGAGTGCTGACGCAGTTCGCGTCGTGGCGCCTGGTCTTCCTGATCGCGCTCCCCGTAGCCGTTACGGTTCTCGCGCTGCTGCCGCGCGTCGTCGTCGGTGAGAGTCGGATGCGGAGCGCAGTCCCGCCGCGATTCACCGGCGTCGCGGCGGGCACGGTGGGGCTCGCGTCGATCGTGTTCGGCCTGGTGCAGGCATCCACCGAGGACTGGTCATCGCCGAGCGTCTTCCTGCCGCTGATCGCGGGTGCGGTGCTGGTGGGGGTGATGGTGCTCATCGAGCGTCGGAGCCCGGCTCCCGTCATCCCCCTTCGGTTCTTCACCGATCGTGTGCGTCTCACGGCCAACGCGGTCACTCTGGTCAACGCGGGCGCGTTCGTCTCGTACCTCTTCGTACTCAGCCTCTATGTGCAGCGAACGCTCGATTACTCGGCGCTCCAAGCCGGGCTCGCCTACATCCCCATCGGTCTCGCGATCGGAGCCGGTCTCGTGGCGGCGAACGCCGTACTGCCCAGAATCGGGCTGCGCACCACGTTCGCCCTGGGCTGCGCGGTGACGGCGATCGGTCTCGTGGTGACGGTGCTGAGCCTCGGTGCCGATGCCGCGTACGTGAGGGATGTGCTCCCGAGCATGGTGATCGTCGGGCTCGGCCAGGGCATTCTTCTGCCGACCATGACCAACGCGGCACTCGTGAGAGTCGACGGCCAGGATGCAGGCCTCGCCTCGGGGGTCCAGGTGACGATGAGTCATCTGGGCGGCGCCCTCGGACTCGCTGTTCTGATCACTGCCGCGGCACGGCGCAGCAACGCCGAAATCACCGATGGTGCTGCTGCCGACGGCGCTCTGCTGGCCGGCTATGCCACTGCGCTGAGCATTGCAGCAGTGGCGATGCTGACAGCATCCGTCGCCGTCCTGTTGCTCGCCGGCCCGGGAAAGAGGCGCGTCGCAGCGACGCGATGA
- a CDS encoding DNA polymerase Y family protein, translating into MRADAPVRSLVLWFPDWPVTALTRDGSLPEPLDAALPIAVMEHNAVVACSASARAEGVRRGQRRRDAQARCPRLTVVTADPVRDHRVFAPIVAGIEERAPGVQIVRPGLCALRARGPARYYGGESEAARVLLSALRDLGLEGTRAGIADGPFTAEQAARIGATAADPVFLVPSGGAAGFLAPLPIASLEDPEMAGLLARLGVRTLGDFAAMEADRVRERFGERGIRLHELAAGRDSRAVEPRVPPPELHREVVFEPPLEIAEQVAFGMRMAADAFIAGLGALDLVCTELRVELAGDRGERSERVWLHPGSFDAASVVDRVRWQLGEAAGEIGSGVARVRIEPAAVDAVSHHAPAIFGAGTDERVHHALSRVQAMLGHRGVLTPAIGGGRWLAERQVLVPWGDRVVLAKERARPWPGSLPDPLPGTVFATPLPVEVSAETGATVGVDERGRVTDAPAMLVESGRRRGIEAWAGPWPVIERSWDAARSRRAHRFQVVDADQTAWLLVCENDRWTAEARYD; encoded by the coding sequence ATGCGCGCCGATGCTCCGGTCCGCAGCCTCGTGCTGTGGTTCCCGGACTGGCCGGTTACGGCACTGACCCGGGACGGCTCCCTGCCCGAACCCCTGGACGCCGCGCTGCCGATCGCGGTGATGGAGCACAACGCCGTCGTGGCGTGCTCGGCTTCGGCGCGCGCGGAGGGCGTGCGGCGCGGACAGCGTCGGCGCGATGCCCAGGCCCGGTGTCCGCGGCTGACGGTGGTCACCGCCGACCCGGTGCGCGATCATCGTGTCTTCGCGCCGATCGTCGCCGGAATCGAAGAGCGTGCACCCGGCGTGCAGATCGTGCGCCCGGGGCTGTGCGCCCTGCGCGCCCGCGGACCTGCCCGCTACTACGGCGGGGAGTCGGAGGCCGCGCGCGTGCTGCTGAGCGCTCTGCGGGACCTCGGACTGGAAGGCACCCGGGCGGGCATCGCGGACGGGCCGTTCACGGCGGAGCAGGCGGCGCGAATCGGCGCGACCGCCGCGGACCCGGTGTTCTTGGTGCCCTCCGGCGGGGCGGCGGGCTTCCTCGCGCCGCTGCCGATCGCGTCTCTGGAGGATCCGGAGATGGCCGGGCTTCTGGCCCGACTGGGTGTGCGGACGCTCGGGGATTTCGCCGCGATGGAGGCCGACCGGGTTCGCGAAAGGTTCGGGGAACGCGGCATCCGCCTGCACGAGCTGGCGGCAGGGCGCGACTCGCGCGCCGTCGAGCCGCGGGTCCCACCCCCCGAGCTGCACCGCGAGGTGGTGTTCGAACCGCCGCTGGAGATCGCCGAGCAGGTCGCGTTCGGTATGCGGATGGCCGCCGATGCGTTCATCGCGGGTCTGGGCGCCCTCGATCTGGTGTGCACCGAGCTGCGGGTCGAGCTGGCCGGGGATCGGGGTGAGCGCAGCGAGCGGGTCTGGCTGCATCCCGGATCCTTCGACGCGGCATCCGTCGTCGACCGGGTGCGGTGGCAGCTGGGGGAGGCGGCCGGCGAGATCGGCAGCGGAGTCGCCCGCGTGCGGATCGAGCCGGCGGCGGTGGATGCCGTATCCCACCACGCCCCCGCCATCTTCGGAGCGGGCACCGACGAACGGGTGCACCACGCGCTCTCGCGCGTGCAGGCGATGCTGGGGCATCGCGGAGTGCTGACCCCGGCGATCGGCGGCGGACGGTGGCTCGCCGAGCGTCAGGTGCTCGTTCCCTGGGGAGACCGGGTCGTGCTGGCCAAGGAGCGCGCACGACCCTGGCCGGGGAGCCTGCCCGATCCGCTGCCGGGAACGGTGTTCGCCACGCCCCTGCCCGTGGAGGTGTCCGCCGAGACCGGAGCGACGGTCGGCGTCGACGAGCGCGGGCGCGTCACCGATGCGCCGGCGATGCTGGTGGAGAGCGGGCGACGGCGGGGGATCGAAGCGTGGGCGGGGCCGTGGCCGGTCATCGAGCGGAGCTGGGATGCCGCGCGCTCCCGCCGCGCGCATCGGTTCCAGGTCGTGGACGCCGACCAGACCGCGTGGCTGCTGGTCTGCGAGAACGACCGCTGGACCGCCGAGGCCCGCTATGACTGA
- a CDS encoding SRPBCC domain-containing protein: MDEREGTDVAPRLTDADVQSVSTTTQHVYRVEIEATAARIWTAITDPEWTVRYGYRGAVQMEHRVGGEYTVHKPEGLRIQGDEGPLPAPEVLITGVVTVYDPPRRLSVLMRFLVDSEASAEPATHVRYEVDQLSATRCSLTIVHDVEGAPRLAAVVSGELRDRGAGGGHPFLLRELKRLLESQDDV, translated from the coding sequence ATGGACGAGCGCGAAGGAACCGACGTGGCGCCGCGGCTCACGGACGCCGACGTCCAGAGCGTCAGCACGACCACCCAGCACGTCTACCGGGTCGAGATCGAGGCGACGGCCGCACGCATCTGGACGGCGATCACGGACCCGGAGTGGACGGTGCGCTACGGGTACAGGGGTGCGGTCCAGATGGAGCACCGCGTGGGGGGCGAGTACACGGTGCATAAGCCGGAGGGTCTGCGGATCCAGGGTGACGAGGGGCCGCTTCCGGCGCCGGAGGTGCTCATCACAGGAGTCGTGACCGTGTACGACCCGCCACGGCGGCTGAGCGTTCTGATGCGCTTTCTCGTCGACAGCGAGGCCTCAGCGGAGCCGGCCACGCATGTGCGCTACGAGGTGGATCAGCTCTCCGCCACCCGGTGCTCGCTGACGATCGTGCACGATGTCGAGGGGGCACCCCGACTGGCCGCCGTCGTGAGCGGTGAACTGCGTGACCGCGGCGCGGGGGGCGGGCATCCGTTCCTGCTGCGGGAGCTCAAGCGGCTCCTGGAGAGTCAAGACGATGTCTGA
- a CDS encoding DMT family transporter: MENKFARIGWMLVTAFAPIAWGSSYVVTRQLLPPESPLWGGLLRALPAGLILLLIARRLPTGAWWWRSMILGALNMGGFFVLIYIAGQRLPSSLAATLMSISAVVMTLLAWAMLRQRPRLIALIGAAVGLAGVAVMLGLGGGPVDPWGVAASLGAMLASSFGYILTARWGSAVPAVTMASWQLVGGSALLIPFAIAFEGPPPTLTLSSAAGFAYLAVIATAVAYVAWFTGLRRLPAGVVGVVGLLNPVTGVVLGVALAGEVFGLAQGVGLVLVLGGIVLGSLPPVRRRIRPAPLVAQSLATAPIALATPRR; the protein is encoded by the coding sequence GTGGAAAATAAATTCGCGCGGATCGGCTGGATGCTGGTGACGGCGTTCGCGCCGATCGCCTGGGGGAGCAGCTACGTGGTGACCCGCCAGCTGCTGCCGCCCGAGTCGCCGCTGTGGGGCGGACTGCTGCGCGCGCTTCCGGCCGGGCTCATCCTGCTGCTGATCGCGCGCCGCCTGCCCACCGGGGCGTGGTGGTGGCGGTCGATGATCCTGGGCGCGTTGAACATGGGCGGCTTCTTCGTGCTGATCTACATCGCCGGTCAGCGACTGCCGTCCAGCCTGGCCGCGACGCTGATGTCGATATCCGCGGTCGTGATGACGCTGCTGGCCTGGGCGATGCTGCGCCAGCGTCCCCGGCTGATCGCGCTGATCGGCGCCGCGGTGGGGCTGGCCGGAGTGGCCGTCATGCTCGGGCTGGGCGGGGGTCCGGTTGACCCGTGGGGTGTGGCCGCGTCGCTCGGTGCGATGCTCGCATCCTCCTTCGGCTACATCCTCACCGCGCGCTGGGGCTCAGCGGTTCCCGCCGTGACGATGGCGTCCTGGCAGTTGGTGGGCGGCTCCGCGCTGCTCATCCCGTTCGCCATCGCCTTCGAGGGCCCCCCGCCCACGCTGACCCTCTCGTCCGCGGCGGGTTTCGCGTACCTTGCGGTGATCGCCACGGCCGTGGCCTACGTCGCCTGGTTCACCGGACTGCGCCGTCTGCCGGCCGGCGTGGTCGGCGTGGTGGGACTGCTGAACCCGGTCACCGGAGTCGTACTCGGCGTGGCGCTGGCCGGCGAAGTCTTCGGCCTCGCCCAGGGCGTCGGCCTCGTACTCGTGCTCGGCGGCATCGTGCTCGGCTCGTTGCCGCCCGTTCGCCGGCGTATCCGGCCTGCGCCGCTGGTCGCCCAGTCGCTCGCGACGGCGCCCATCGCGCTCGCGACTCCTCGCCGGTAG
- a CDS encoding cysteine hydrolase family protein, with product MTRALLVIDMQRAFDDLDFWGATTNPDCEANVAALIDAWTGAGDPIVVVRHDSTSPLSPLHPDSPGNALVDPVARVEPALSVAKSVNSAFYGEPDLQAWLGAQAIRELVICGIQTNMCVETTARMAGNLGYDVTVVVDATRTFDLRADVAGLGVVTRTAAELMATTALDLQAGGFAKIATTAELIGDNRT from the coding sequence ATGACCCGGGCTCTTCTCGTGATCGACATGCAACGCGCCTTCGACGACCTGGACTTCTGGGGCGCCACGACCAACCCGGACTGCGAGGCCAACGTCGCCGCACTGATCGACGCGTGGACGGGCGCGGGGGATCCGATCGTGGTGGTGCGCCACGATTCGACCTCGCCGCTCTCGCCGCTGCATCCGGACAGCCCCGGCAACGCCCTGGTCGACCCGGTGGCGCGGGTCGAGCCGGCGCTGTCGGTGGCCAAGAGCGTCAACTCGGCGTTCTACGGCGAACCCGACCTGCAGGCGTGGCTGGGCGCACAGGCGATCCGCGAGCTGGTGATCTGCGGCATCCAGACCAACATGTGTGTGGAGACGACCGCGCGCATGGCCGGCAACCTCGGCTACGACGTGACCGTGGTGGTGGATGCCACCCGGACGTTCGACCTGCGAGCGGATGTCGCTGGCCTGGGCGTCGTGACCCGGACGGCTGCCGAGCTCATGGCCACCACCGCGCTGGACCTGCAGGCGGGCGGGTTCGCGAAGATCGCGACCACCGCCGAGCTGATCGGCGATAATCGAACATAA
- a CDS encoding HNH endonuclease, with protein MRTLVLNAGYEPLAVVSFKRALVLVMNEKAVVVEHVDGDPVWGARGRYDRPAVILLTRYVRVPGGGHVPVTRRGVLRRDAHRCGYCGKAASTIDHILPRSRGGADSWENLVACCLRCNNLKGDRTPQEMRWDLLITPRPPRGVQWTVRGTDRTDPCWEPYLALAA; from the coding sequence ATGCGCACTCTGGTGCTCAACGCGGGCTACGAACCGCTCGCCGTCGTGTCGTTCAAACGGGCGCTCGTGCTCGTGATGAACGAGAAAGCCGTGGTCGTCGAGCATGTCGACGGTGATCCCGTCTGGGGTGCGCGGGGCCGCTACGACCGCCCCGCAGTGATCCTGCTCACCCGCTACGTGCGGGTACCCGGTGGCGGGCACGTCCCGGTCACCAGACGGGGAGTGTTGCGCCGAGACGCGCACCGCTGCGGATACTGCGGCAAAGCGGCATCCACCATCGACCACATCCTGCCGAGATCCCGGGGCGGTGCCGACTCGTGGGAGAACCTCGTGGCCTGTTGCCTGCGTTGCAACAACCTCAAGGGCGATCGCACGCCGCAGGAGATGCGGTGGGACCTGCTGATCACCCCGCGACCGCCGCGCGGAGTGCAGTGGACGGTGCGCGGCACGGATCGTACGGATCCGTGCTGGGAGCCCTACCTCGCCCTGGCCGCCTGA
- a CDS encoding M23 family metallopeptidase: MAEEIHSPASDPQRAETSLTRRDRGRTGALPGTKTAAARRPKKQRAARTAPAGRASGKKAGPLRSLVILSMVGGLIATVALPAYGSWRPEAEAVTLQQVAADDAQSLLVASDSTGAALARESYSATTQEEIDQRKAEEAAAAAAAARARLTSTVSAGLPVNIALVSPGSGEVRWPLLNFTLGRGLWDSGYHQGVDLLAAGGTPIYAAAAGVVSVSQESYGGYGVAVTIDHVIGGQSVNTLYGHMTYGSRQVSAGQYVQAGQIIGLVGSTGSSTANHLHFEVHINGGVVDPWAWLQANAG; the protein is encoded by the coding sequence TTGGCTGAAGAAATACACTCGCCCGCGAGCGACCCCCAGCGCGCAGAGACCAGTCTCACGCGACGCGACCGCGGACGAACCGGCGCACTGCCGGGAACCAAGACAGCGGCGGCCCGCCGCCCGAAGAAGCAGCGAGCCGCTCGAACGGCACCTGCGGGTCGCGCCTCCGGCAAGAAGGCCGGACCCCTGCGCAGTCTGGTGATCCTCAGCATGGTCGGCGGGCTGATCGCCACCGTTGCCCTCCCCGCCTACGGCTCCTGGCGCCCCGAGGCCGAGGCGGTCACCCTGCAGCAGGTCGCCGCCGACGACGCCCAGTCTCTGCTGGTCGCCTCGGACTCCACCGGAGCAGCGCTCGCCCGCGAGAGCTATTCGGCGACGACGCAGGAGGAGATCGATCAGCGCAAGGCCGAAGAGGCCGCCGCTGCGGCCGCCGCGGCCCGCGCGCGTCTGACCTCGACCGTGTCGGCCGGACTCCCGGTCAACATCGCCCTCGTCTCGCCCGGTAGCGGCGAAGTGCGCTGGCCCCTCCTGAACTTCACCCTCGGTCGTGGACTGTGGGATTCCGGCTATCACCAGGGAGTCGACCTGCTCGCAGCGGGCGGCACGCCCATCTACGCCGCCGCCGCAGGCGTGGTCAGCGTCTCGCAGGAGAGCTATGGCGGCTACGGTGTCGCCGTCACGATCGATCACGTCATCGGCGGACAGTCGGTCAACACGCTGTACGGCCACATGACCTACGGCAGCCGTCAGGTATCGGCGGGACAGTACGTCCAGGCCGGTCAGATCATCGGCCTGGTCGGCAGCACGGGCAGCTCCACCGCCAACCACCTCCACTTCGAGGTGCACATCAACGGCGGCGTCGTCGACCCGTGGGCGTGGCTTCAGGCCAACGCCGGCTGA
- a CDS encoding error-prone DNA polymerase: MGFNNPSVPWSEMERLLSDKRRPGSPPANADGGDSPAWSRKRGPYVSQQIARPDDPIPYAELHAHSSFSFLDGASSPEELAEEAERLGLHALAITDHDGFYGIVRFAEAAESLQVKTVFGAELSLDLLKPQKGEPDPAGSHLLVLARGEEGYHRLAAALTHAQLNGAEKGRPVYDLDELAQQSGEAWAVLTGCRKGSVRRALAERGPDAAASELDRLVTLFGGDAVHVELIDHGGPLDTRDNDLLAAMAAERGLSVLASNNVHYSVPQRQQLAAAVAAVRANRGLDELDGWLPAHDGAHLRSGAEMHERFLRYPGAVARTVQLADELAFPLRRAKPALPKQEVPPGHTPMSWLRHLVWEAVPRKYPDLAPKDRTRIEKELGVIEMKDFPGYFLIVHGIVQEARRRGILCQGRGSAANSAVCYLLDITAVDSIAYQLPFERFLSSLRDEEPDIDVDFDSDRREEIIQWVYATYGRERAAQVANVIQYRPKNAVRDMAKALGHSPGQQDAWSKQVEGWGASLETGPDHDIPDQVIEYATELLKAPRHLGIHSGGMVLTDRPVGEVVPIEHARMENRTVIQWDKDDAAWMGLVKFDLLGLGMLAALQYCFDLIDEATGERWELATIPKEEKAVYDMLCRADSIGVFQVESRAQMGLLPRLQPRKFYDLVIEIALIRPGPIQGGAVHPFVRRKLGYEEVTYPHPKLKPVLERTLGIPVFQEQLMQMAMAVGECSGEDADLLRRAMGSKRGVERIESLKEKLYAGMAKNDLVGEAADAIYAKIQAFANFGFAESHSLSFGLLVYASSWIKLHYPAAFLAGLLRAQPMGFYSPATLSADARRHGVEVRRPDLLRSGSQAVLEPVDVEGAATGGSAEGSGGRVAAGAAGVSRPGGDADRPAPPTGLDACTHRVQPPVGLFDRNEPDESAAHRRDGRFAVRLGLAAVKGIGEAVADRIVAERDRGGAYRDLRDLVRRAGVTQAHLEALATAGAFDCLGLSRREAIWLAGSAALDRAEFLPDSVTSVQPPLFTDPTSYEQLASDLWATGISTDDHPMTHYRAGLDARGVLTSNELREHEAERRVEVAGLVTHRQRPATASGITFMNLEDEHGLVNVICSVGVWNRYRRVVRDAPALIVRGMLERSVEGVTNLVADRFEDLRVGVEHRSRDFR; this comes from the coding sequence ATGGGCTTCAACAACCCGTCCGTTCCCTGGTCGGAGATGGAGCGGCTGCTCAGCGACAAACGCCGCCCGGGCAGCCCGCCGGCGAACGCCGACGGGGGTGACAGCCCGGCATGGTCGCGCAAGCGCGGTCCGTACGTGTCGCAGCAGATCGCCCGGCCCGACGACCCGATTCCCTATGCGGAGCTGCATGCCCACTCGTCGTTCTCGTTCCTGGACGGCGCCTCCTCTCCCGAAGAGCTCGCCGAAGAGGCCGAGCGGCTGGGGCTGCATGCCCTCGCGATCACGGATCACGACGGCTTCTACGGCATCGTGCGGTTCGCCGAGGCCGCCGAGTCGCTTCAGGTCAAAACCGTCTTCGGGGCGGAGCTCTCCCTCGACCTGCTGAAACCGCAGAAAGGCGAGCCCGACCCGGCCGGGTCCCATCTGCTGGTCCTGGCCCGCGGAGAAGAGGGCTACCACCGCCTCGCGGCCGCGCTCACGCACGCGCAGCTGAACGGAGCCGAGAAGGGGCGGCCCGTCTACGACCTCGACGAGCTTGCCCAGCAGTCCGGTGAGGCCTGGGCGGTGCTGACCGGATGCCGCAAGGGCTCGGTGCGTCGCGCGCTCGCCGAGCGGGGACCGGATGCCGCGGCATCCGAGCTCGATCGGCTCGTGACCCTGTTCGGAGGGGATGCCGTGCACGTCGAGCTGATCGACCACGGCGGACCCCTCGACACCCGCGACAACGACCTGCTGGCGGCGATGGCCGCCGAGCGGGGACTGTCCGTGCTGGCCAGCAACAACGTGCACTACTCCGTGCCGCAGCGCCAGCAACTGGCTGCCGCGGTGGCTGCCGTGCGCGCCAACCGCGGCCTGGACGAGCTCGACGGGTGGCTTCCCGCGCACGACGGCGCGCATCTGCGCTCCGGCGCGGAGATGCACGAGCGCTTTCTGCGCTACCCCGGCGCGGTGGCGCGGACCGTGCAGCTCGCCGACGAACTCGCCTTTCCGCTGCGGCGGGCAAAGCCCGCCCTGCCCAAGCAGGAGGTGCCGCCCGGACATACGCCGATGTCGTGGCTGCGCCACCTGGTGTGGGAGGCGGTGCCCCGCAAGTATCCCGACCTGGCGCCGAAGGATCGCACGCGCATCGAGAAGGAACTCGGTGTCATCGAGATGAAGGACTTTCCCGGCTACTTCCTGATCGTGCACGGCATCGTGCAGGAGGCGCGGCGCCGCGGCATCCTGTGCCAGGGCCGTGGTTCGGCCGCCAACAGCGCCGTCTGCTACCTGCTGGATATCACGGCGGTCGACTCGATCGCCTATCAGCTGCCGTTCGAGCGGTTCCTCTCCTCGTTGCGCGATGAGGAGCCCGACATCGACGTGGACTTCGACTCGGACCGCCGCGAGGAGATCATCCAGTGGGTGTACGCCACCTACGGGCGGGAGCGGGCGGCGCAGGTCGCGAACGTCATCCAGTACCGGCCGAAGAACGCCGTGCGCGACATGGCCAAGGCGCTCGGACATTCGCCGGGACAGCAGGATGCCTGGTCCAAGCAGGTGGAAGGATGGGGCGCCTCGCTGGAGACCGGGCCGGACCACGACATCCCCGACCAGGTGATCGAGTACGCCACCGAGCTGCTGAAGGCGCCGCGGCATCTGGGCATCCACTCCGGCGGAATGGTGCTCACCGACCGTCCCGTCGGCGAGGTCGTGCCCATCGAGCACGCCCGCATGGAGAACCGCACGGTGATCCAGTGGGACAAGGACGACGCGGCCTGGATGGGACTGGTGAAGTTCGACCTGCTCGGCCTGGGGATGCTGGCCGCCCTGCAGTACTGCTTCGACCTGATCGACGAGGCGACGGGGGAGCGGTGGGAGCTGGCGACCATCCCCAAGGAGGAGAAGGCGGTCTACGACATGCTGTGCCGCGCCGATTCGATCGGCGTGTTCCAGGTCGAATCCCGCGCGCAGATGGGACTGCTGCCGCGCCTGCAGCCGCGGAAGTTCTACGACCTCGTCATCGAGATCGCGCTCATCCGGCCCGGTCCGATTCAGGGCGGCGCGGTGCATCCGTTCGTGCGGCGCAAGCTCGGCTACGAGGAGGTCACCTATCCGCATCCCAAGCTCAAGCCGGTGCTGGAGCGCACGCTCGGAATCCCGGTGTTCCAGGAGCAGCTGATGCAGATGGCCATGGCCGTGGGCGAATGCTCGGGGGAGGATGCCGATCTGCTGCGTCGTGCGATGGGCTCCAAACGCGGGGTGGAGCGCATCGAGTCGCTGAAGGAGAAGCTGTACGCCGGCATGGCGAAGAACGATCTGGTGGGGGAGGCGGCCGACGCCATCTACGCGAAGATCCAGGCGTTCGCGAACTTCGGCTTCGCCGAGTCCCACTCGCTGTCGTTCGGACTGCTGGTCTACGCCAGCTCGTGGATCAAGCTGCACTACCCCGCGGCTTTCCTGGCGGGGCTGCTGCGTGCCCAGCCGATGGGCTTCTACTCACCCGCGACCCTCAGCGCCGACGCGCGGCGCCATGGGGTTGAGGTGCGTCGACCCGATCTGCTGCGTTCGGGTTCGCAGGCCGTGCTCGAGCCGGTGGACGTCGAGGGGGCGGCCACCGGCGGCTCGGCCGAGGGATCCGGTGGTCGAGTAGCTGCCGGCGCAGCCGGCGTATCGAGACCCGGAGGCGACGCCGACCGCCCCGCACCACCGACGGGGCTCGACGCCTGCACCCACCGCGTGCAGCCGCCGGTCGGGCTGTTCGACCGGAACGAACCCGACGAGTCCGCCGCGCACCGCCGCGACGGCCGGTTCGCGGTGCGGCTCGGGCTGGCCGCGGTCAAGGGCATCGGCGAGGCGGTCGCGGACCGGATCGTCGCCGAACGCGATCGCGGCGGCGCCTACCGGGACCTGCGCGATCTGGTGCGGCGGGCGGGGGTCACCCAGGCGCACCTGGAGGCGCTGGCCACCGCGGGGGCCTTCGACTGCCTCGGGCTCAGTCGGCGGGAGGCGATCTGGCTCGCCGGCTCCGCGGCGCTGGACCGCGCCGAATTCCTGCCCGACTCGGTGACCTCGGTGCAGCCGCCGCTGTTCACCGACCCGACCAGCTACGAGCAGCTCGCCAGCGACCTGTGGGCGACTGGCATCTCCACCGATGATCACCCGATGACGCACTACCGCGCGGGTCTGGATGCGCGGGGCGTGCTGACCTCGAACGAGCTGCGCGAGCACGAGGCCGAGCGCCGGGTGGAGGTCGCGGGGCTGGTCACCCACCGGCAGCGGCCGGCGACAGCATCCGGAATCACGTTCATGAACCTCGAGGACGAGCACGGCCTGGTCAACGTGATCTGCTCGGTCGGAGTGTGGAACAGGTATCGCCGCGTCGTCCGTGACGCCCCGGCGTTGATCGTGCGGGGGATGCTGGAGCGCTCCGTCGAGGGAGTCACCAACCTCGTCGCCGACCGGTTCGAGGACCTGCGCGTCGGGGTCGAGCATCGTTCCCGCGACTTCCGGTGA